In Candidatus Binataceae bacterium, a genomic segment contains:
- a CDS encoding class I SAM-dependent methyltransferase, translated as MADRAKYVTLSPKLYDYLVGCGHNGDPLRAELANETAKLGAISMMQIAPEQGTLMGLLAGAIGARSAVEVGTFTGYSALCVARALPNDGKMLCCDVNAEWTSIGKRYWERAGVAGKITLKLAPATETLAALPANYPIDFAFIDADKSNYRNYYEEILKRMRPNGLILIDNVLWSGAVIDDSNQTDDTKAIRALNDFIAKDQRVEAVMLGVSDGLTIVRKK; from the coding sequence ATGGCAGATCGAGCTAAGTACGTCACCCTGAGTCCGAAACTCTACGATTATCTCGTTGGATGCGGCCACAATGGCGATCCATTGCGCGCGGAACTCGCCAACGAAACCGCGAAACTCGGCGCGATCAGCATGATGCAGATCGCGCCCGAGCAGGGCACGCTGATGGGCCTGCTGGCGGGCGCGATCGGAGCGCGCTCGGCGGTCGAAGTCGGCACCTTCACGGGATACAGCGCGTTGTGCGTCGCGCGTGCGCTGCCCAACGACGGTAAGATGCTGTGCTGCGATGTGAACGCGGAATGGACGTCGATTGGCAAGCGCTACTGGGAGCGCGCCGGCGTCGCGGGCAAGATCACGCTCAAGCTCGCCCCCGCAACCGAGACCCTCGCAGCGTTGCCCGCGAACTATCCGATCGACTTCGCATTCATCGACGCGGACAAGTCCAACTACCGCAACTATTACGAAGAAATCCTGAAGCGCATGCGTCCGAACGGTCTAATCCTCATCGACAACGTGCTATGGAGCGGCGCGGTGATCGATGACTCGAATCAGACCGATGACACCAAGGCTATCCGGGCGCTCAACGATTTCATCGCGAAGGACCAGCGCGTCGAGGCCGTGATGCTCGGAGTATCCGACGGTCTGACAATCGTTCGCAAGAAGTGA
- a CDS encoding GNAT family N-acetyltransferase: MSSQAQRLETARLIGTPLGESDFGVLRLLHSDPRVTATLTTDGKPLAEASTRDFLAQAADHWRNHGFGLMAFRDRTSAEFMGYCGIKHATVEGTEVIELAYAVRADQQRKGYATEMSRASLRFAFDELHLNELVAFTLPHNQASRRVMESCGFQYDRDITHTGLPHVLYRLNRQS; this comes from the coding sequence GTGAGCAGCCAGGCGCAGCGACTCGAGACGGCGCGCCTGATCGGAACTCCGCTCGGCGAGTCGGACTTCGGCGTCCTGCGCCTGCTGCATTCAGATCCGCGCGTCACCGCGACGCTGACGACCGACGGCAAACCGCTCGCTGAAGCATCGACGCGCGACTTCCTCGCGCAAGCCGCAGATCACTGGCGCAATCACGGCTTCGGGCTTATGGCTTTCCGCGATCGTACGAGCGCCGAGTTCATGGGCTATTGCGGCATCAAGCACGCGACCGTCGAAGGCACCGAGGTCATCGAGCTCGCCTACGCAGTGCGCGCCGATCAGCAGCGCAAAGGCTACGCAACCGAAATGTCGCGCGCCTCACTGCGATTCGCTTTCGACGAGCTGCACCTCAACGAGCTGGTAGCATTCACGCTCCCGCACAACCAAGCCTCGCGCCGAGTAATGGAATCCTGCGGCTTCCAATACGATCGCGACATCACCCACACGGGCTTGCCTCACGTGCTTTATCGCCTGAATCGTCAGTCCTGA